From a single Maniola hyperantus chromosome 3, iAphHyp1.2, whole genome shotgun sequence genomic region:
- the Iml1 gene encoding GATOR complex protein Iml1 isoform X8, giving the protein MKSFKLIVHQSSFSSEDLIINLKDYPGLKEKDIVEIYHPENDYPRLLLQVTKVDAPGRGRDAISVEQSIATTFQLRTFADVYVNIVNVADVALDSVELTFKDQYLGRSEMWRLKNHLVSTCVYLNKKIEYCGGAIRCQVYEMWSQGDRVACGVITEDTKIVFRSSTSMVYLFIQMSSEMWDFDIHGDLYFEKAVNGFLADLFAKWRKNGSNHEVTIVLFSRTFYKAKTLEEFPQHMKECLQKDYRGRFYEDFYRVAVQNERYEDWSNVLLQLRRLFTDYQKIVLQYHERPNMEIPTAINSTAAQGNFLEVLNMSLNVFEKHYLDRCFDRTGQLSVVITPGVGVFEVDRELTNVTKQRIIDNGVGSDLVCVGEQPLHAVPLLKFHNKDSNINSIDDYSMPHWINLSFYSTNKKVAYSNFIPRIKLPPRKSQEPLKKMYEDECKGKLLKEDDYMHNSIFDYDAYDAQVFQLPPAHSTWVQKVARTKKTSVAGLEGINRRSPPVSAIHHRKMSDPDIHHSLGTDILNSPKYGVNEPNSDSTDSSMSVNRLSPRSSVSNKPVIRTGRALINPFDPSHVTVKLTSNRRRWTHIFPKGPTGVLIQQHHYQARPAGEPASRPEVHRCDSNMGKENGASNINTNHSVYQVDGNIMSRKRMISASGTLSVVGAALSVPSTTNNASLALLWGATGEQEWTPALTTANRAIGVDWKSLTIPACLPITTDYFPDKRSLQNDYLVSDYNLLPDDVNADFARNRAIYKEPLTTMEVFKELVSQRLAQGFQLIVGISENEVIESQFPSTHTPPPSKVAPQSNKTANSAPTKIYLLSIGRIFHKLTLVGSTITVTRYRPRHPYPPFNIHYRYRFHAPNHDTYEVSWVSFTTEKLENYNWNYMDHYICTRGDTDFTLVEALKYWRFRTLLLPLYNPATKTILEDESTHCDIYPTPTRHDLDHLTEGFLKMTEAYFNKVKRPNRQRVAGACGASDPALTRRRHSTSILTRNAQGGVSNSPFRERVGSTRLPDRPRLRVEAIAASKTVLERSQSQTGECDDTYDDGVIEPKLKANATLQEILERMRHPSLGVGFLQQTVSLPSHTFVSIYAIQWLLANMENMTYEKATVIMQKLLQEKMICHASGDTLKRYVAGYYMYHILPQKNNKEITDYVTPLGDLQSFENEWMEVEVLGPRSPLLPPEATSGAIDISGSSPVTNESGIPAFLCDNIDPNYMQLESDDMPLYKNTHLDIDVNNKSDRIEWGHARYQATFRPDQAYEMCIQWAVASGNIVAELIIGWFRKAQTCRLQMVPIPADPLALPFTEKSDPLRGPIYVPLNEEPLLRGKSALFEGFPEDSWLERLFLFQEAIVGRFGFIKCTVESTSHAADVGDHLYVHLTGNMFILIPTTVKSEQKGLRAKPVNKLVNAGRYPVHPEAAPSPHEGYITRHVDVKNKDCYDNTRRMGFLWSWNHMISKKWKGSQAPAAGDEVFQMRMLRDFKHFCANHEQRLSQFWDQCWEIREKATGIQCC; this is encoded by the exons ATGAAATCTTTTAAATTGATCGTTCATCAGTCTAGTTTTAGTT CTGAAGATCTGATAATAAATCTGAAAGATTATCCTGGATTAAAGGAAAAAGATATTGTTGAAATTTATCATCCAGAAAATGATTACCCGAGGCTGCTTTTGCAAGTTACTAAAGTTGATGCTCCAGGACGAGGGAGAG ATGCTATCAGCGTGGAGCAAAGCATTGCCACAACCTTCCAACTGCGAACATTTGCAGATGTGTATGTGAATATTGTTAATGTAGCAGATGTAGCTCTAGATTCTGTGGAACTGACTTTCAAAGATCAGTACTTGGGAAGATCTGAGATGTGGAGGCTGAAGAATCATTtg GTCAGTACTTGtgtgtacctgaataaaaagaTAGAATATTGCGGAGGTGCAATCAGATGTCAGGTGTACGAAATGTGGTCCCAGGGTGACAGGGTCGCCTGTGGTGTTATAACGGAAGACACGAAAATTGTGTTCCGCTCCTCAACATCTATGGTGTATCTTTTCATACAAATGTCCTCTGAGATGTGGGACTTTGATATTCACGGTGACTTATACTTTGAGAAGGCTGTTAATGGATTTCTTGCGGATCTGTTTGCTAAATGGAGG AAAAATGGCAGTAATCATGAAGTGACAATTGTATTATTTTCAAGAACATTTTATAAAGCCAAAACCTTAGAGGAATTCCCCCAACACATGAAAGAGTGTTTACAGAAAGACTACAGAGGACGGTTTTATGAAGATTTTTACAG GGTGGCAGTCCAGAATGAAAGGTATGAAGATTGGTCAAATGTCTTACTGCAACTGAGAAGGCTTTTCACTGACTATCAAAAGATTGTACTGCAATACCATGAGAGGCCTAACATGGAAATACCAACTGCCATTAATTCTACTGCAGCTCAGGGGAATTTTCTCGAAGTTCTGAATATGAGTTTAAAtg TATTCGAAAAGCATTACTTGGACCGATGCTTTGACCGAACCGGTCAACTCAGTGTCGTGATCACACCCGGCGTAGGTGTCTTCGAGGTCGATAGAGAGCTAACCAATGTCACCAAGCAGAGGATCATCGACAATGGTGTAGGAAGCGATTTAGTTTGCGTCGGAGAACAACCCTTACACGCAGTCCCCTTGCTAAAGTTCCACAATAAAGACAGCAATATCAACTCTATAGACGATTACTCTATGCCCCATTGGATCAATTTGTCCTTTTATTCCACCAATAAGAAGGTTGCATACTCGAATTTTATTCCGAGAATTAAATTGCCGCCGAGAAAAAGTCAGGAGCCGTTGAAAAAGATGTACGAAGACGAGTGTAAAGGGAAACTGTTGAAGGAGGATGATTATATGCACAACTCCATATTTGACTATGACGCGTACGATGCGCAAGTGTTTCAGTTGCCGCCGGCTCATAGTACATG GGTACAGAAAGTGGCCCGTACAAAGAAGACATCCGTGGCGGGCTTAGAGGGCATCAACAGACGAAGTCCGCCGGTGTCCGCTATTCATCACAGGAAGATGTCCGACCCTGACATCCATCACAGTCTGGGAACTGACATACTGAATAGTC CAAAATATGGCGTCAACGAACCCAACAGCGATTCCACGGACTCCTCGATGTCAGTGAACCGCCTGTCGCCTCGCAGCTCTGTGTCCAACAAGCCTGTGATACGGACAGGCAGGGCGCTCATCAACCCGTTCGACCCCTCCCACGTCACTGTCAAACTCACGAGCAACCGACGCCGGTGGACCCACATATTTCCAAAAG GTCCTACCGGCGTGCTGATCCAGCAGCACCACTACCAGGCGCGGCCGGCCGGCGAGCCCGCCTCGCGCCCCGAGGTGCACCGCTGCGACAGCAACATGGGGAAGGAGAACGGCGCCTCCAACATCAATACCAACCACTCCGTGTACCAAGTTGATG GCAATATAATGAGTCGCAAACGCATGATAAGTGCATCTGGCACTTTAAGCGTAGTCGGAGCTGCTTTGAGCGTTCCGTCCACTACGAACAATGCCTCTCTCGCCCTGCTGTGGGGTGCCACGGGCGAGCAGGAGTGGACACCGGCCCTAACTACCG CGAACCGAGCTATAG GTGTGGACTGGAAGTCATTGACAATCCCGGCGTGTCTGCCGATCACAACTGATTACTTCCCCGACAAACGGTCGCTACAAAACGATTACTTAGTGTCGGACTACAATCTTCTGCCAGACGATGTGAATGCAGACTTTGCGCGAAATAGAGCCATCTATAAGGAACCTCTTACGACTATGGAAGTCTTTAAGGAGCTGGTATCACAGCGATTAGCGCAG gGCTTTCAACTTATAGTGGGCATAAGTGAAAATGAGGTGATAGAATCTCAATTTCCGTCGACTCATACGCCGCCGCCTTCAAAAGTAGCTCCCCAGAGTAACAAGACGGCCAATTCAGCACCAACAAAGATCTACCTGCTGTCTATTGGTAGAATCTTCCACAAACTGACGCTTGTAGGCTCCACGATCACCGTCACGCGATACAGACCGAG gcatCCATATCCTCCATTCAACATCCACTACAGATATCGGTTCCACGCGCCAAACCACGACACGTACGAGGTTTCGTGGGTGTCCTTTACTACGGAGAAGTTGGAGAACTACAACTGGAACTACATGGACCACTACATTTGTACCCGAGGAGATACCGATTTCACTCTCGTTGAA gCCCTCAAATACTGGCGTTTCCGTACCCTCCTCCTGCCGCTGTACAACCCAGCAACAAAGACGATCCTCGAAGACGAGTCCACGCACTGTGACATCTACCCCACGCCCACTCGGCACGACCTCGACCATCTCACCGAAGGATTCCTCAAGATGACCGAAGCCTACTTCAACAAGGTCAAAAGACCCAACAGGCAGAGg GTGGCGGGAGCGTGCGGCGCGTCGGACCCGGCGCTCACGAGGCGGCGGCACTCCACCTCCATCCTCACGCGGAACGCGCAG GGAGGCGTGTCCAACTCTCCGTTCAGAGAGCGCGTCGGCAGCACACGCCTGCCcgaccgcccgcggcttcgGGTCGAAGCCAT AGCTGCTTCCAAAACCGTACTGGAGAGATCGCAATCTCAGACTGGTGAATGCGACGACACGTATGATGACGG AGTAATAGAGCCAAAATTAAAAGCCAATGCAACGTTACAAGAGATCTTAGAGCGCATGCGTCATCCGAGTTTAGGCGTTGGCTTCTTACAACAAACAGTCAGTTTACCCTCGCACACGTTTGTGTCGATATACGCCATTCAATGGTTGCTAGCTAATATGGAGAACATGACGTATGAAAAAGCGACAGTAATTATGCAG aAACTACTACAAGAAAAAATGATTTGTCACGCTTCAGGTGACACTTTGAAACGCTACGTAGCCGGGTACTATATGTACCACATACTGCCTCAAAAGAATAATAAGG AAATAACAGATTACGTAACCCCCCTGGGTGACCTTCAAAGCTTCGAAAACGAGTGGATGGAAGTTGAAGTTCTAGGACCCAGGTCGCCGTTGCTCCCTCCTGAAGCGACTTCTGGAGCGATAGACATATCAGGCTCGAGTCCCGTTACTAACGAGTCTGGTATACCAGCCTTCCTCTGTGATAATATTGATCCTAATTATATGCAACTGGAGAGCGATGACA TGCCTTTGTACAAAAACACGCATCTAGATATAGACGTGAACAATAAAAGCGACCGCATAGAGTGGGGCCACGCGCGTTACCAGGCCACCTTCCGCCCCGACCAGGCCTATGAAATGTGCATACAGTGGGCCGTTGCCAGTGGAAATATTGTTGCCGAGTTG ATAATCGGCTGGTTCCGCAAAGCGCAAACATGTCGTCTTCAAATGGTGCCCATACCGGCCGACCCACTCGCGTTGCCGTTTACAGAAAAATCAGACCCTCTACGTGGTCCCATTTACGTTCCTTTGAATGAAGAACCGCTATTAAGAGGGAAAAGCGCTTTGTTTGAGG GCTTCCCAGAAGACTCATGGCTGGAGAGGCTATTCCTGTTCCAAGAAGCGATAGTGGGTCGCTTCGGCTTCATCAAGTGTACGGTGGAGAGCACCTCGCACGCGGCCGACGTCGGCGACCACCTGTACGTGCACCTCACTGGGAACATGTTCATCCTGATACCTACCACTGTGAAGTCCGAGCAGAAAGGGTTGAGGGCCAAACCTGTGAATAAACTGGTCAATGCTGGCAG ATATCCTGTACATCCAGAAGCCGCGCCCAGTCCACACGAGGGCTACATAACGCGGCACGTGGACGTGAAGAATAAAGACTGTTATGATAACACTCGAAGG
- the Iml1 gene encoding GATOR complex protein Iml1 isoform X3, whose protein sequence is MKSFKLIVHQSSFSSEDLIINLKDYPGLKEKDIVEIYHPENDYPRLLLQVTKVDAPGRGRDAISVEQSIATTFQLRTFADVYVNIVNVADVALDSVELTFKDQYLGRSEMWRLKNHLVSTCVYLNKKIEYCGGAIRCQVYEMWSQGDRVACGVITEDTKIVFRSSTSMVYLFIQMSSEMWDFDIHGDLYFEKAVNGFLADLFAKWRKNGSNHEVTIVLFSRTFYKAKTLEEFPQHMKECLQKDYRGRFYEDFYRVAVQNERYEDWSNVLLQLRRLFTDYQKIVLQYHERPNMEIPTAINSTAAQGNFLEVLNMSLNVFEKHYLDRCFDRTGQLSVVITPGVGVFEVDRELTNVTKQRIIDNGVGSDLVCVGEQPLHAVPLLKFHNKDSNINSIDDYSMPHWINLSFYSTNKKVAYSNFIPRIKLPPRKSQEPLKKMYEDECKGKLLKEDDYMHNSIFDYDAYDAQVFQLPPAHSTWVQKVARTKKTSVAGLEGINRRSPPVSAIHHRKMSDPDIHHSLGTDILNSPKYGVNEPNSDSTDSSMSVNRLSPRSSVSNKPVIRTGRALINPFDPSHVTVKLTSNRRRWTHIFPKGPTGVLIQQHHYQARPAGEPASRPEVHRCDSNMGKENGASNINTNHSVYQVDGNIMSRKRMISASGTLSVVGAALSVPSTTNNASLALLWGATGEQEWTPALTTANRAIGVDWKSLTIPACLPITTDYFPDKRSLQNDYLVSDYNLLPDDVNADFARNRAIYKEPLTTMEVFKELVSQRLAQGFQLIVGISENEVIESQFPSTHTPPPSKVAPQSNKTANSAPTKIYLLSIGRIFHKLTLVGSTITVTRYRPRHPYPPFNIHYRYRFHAPNHDTYEVSWVSFTTEKLENYNWNYMDHYICTRGDTDFTLVEALKYWRFRTLLLPLYNPATKTILEDESTHCDIYPTPTRHDLDHLTEGFLKMTEAYFNKVKRPNRQRVAGACGASDPALTRRRHSTSILTRNAQQGGVSNSPFRERVGSTRLPDRPRLRVEAIAASKTVLERSQSQTGECDDTYDDGVIEPKLKANATLQEILERMRHPSLGVGFLQQTVSLPSHTFVSIYAIQWLLANMENMTYEKATVIMQKLLQEKMICHASGDTLKRYVAGYYMYHILPQKNNKEITDYVTPLGDLQSFENEWMEVEVLGPRSPLLPPEATSGAIDISGSSPVTNESGIPAFLCDNIDPNYMQLESDDMPLYKNTHLDIDVNNKSDRIEWGHARYQATFRPDQAYEMCIQWAVASGNIVAELIIGWFRKAQTCRLQMVPIPADPLALPFTEKSDPLRGPIYVPLNEEPLLRGKSALFEGFPEDSWLERLFLFQEAIVGRFGFIKCTVESTSHAADVGDHLYVHLTGNMFILIPTTVKSEQKGLRAKPVNKLVNAGRYPVHPEAAPSPHEGYITRHVDVKNKDCYDNTRRMGFLWSWNHMISKKWKGSQAPAAGDEVFQMRMLRDFKHFCANHEQRLSQFWDQCWEIREKATGIQCC, encoded by the exons ATGAAATCTTTTAAATTGATCGTTCATCAGTCTAGTTTTAGTT CTGAAGATCTGATAATAAATCTGAAAGATTATCCTGGATTAAAGGAAAAAGATATTGTTGAAATTTATCATCCAGAAAATGATTACCCGAGGCTGCTTTTGCAAGTTACTAAAGTTGATGCTCCAGGACGAGGGAGAG ATGCTATCAGCGTGGAGCAAAGCATTGCCACAACCTTCCAACTGCGAACATTTGCAGATGTGTATGTGAATATTGTTAATGTAGCAGATGTAGCTCTAGATTCTGTGGAACTGACTTTCAAAGATCAGTACTTGGGAAGATCTGAGATGTGGAGGCTGAAGAATCATTtg GTCAGTACTTGtgtgtacctgaataaaaagaTAGAATATTGCGGAGGTGCAATCAGATGTCAGGTGTACGAAATGTGGTCCCAGGGTGACAGGGTCGCCTGTGGTGTTATAACGGAAGACACGAAAATTGTGTTCCGCTCCTCAACATCTATGGTGTATCTTTTCATACAAATGTCCTCTGAGATGTGGGACTTTGATATTCACGGTGACTTATACTTTGAGAAGGCTGTTAATGGATTTCTTGCGGATCTGTTTGCTAAATGGAGG AAAAATGGCAGTAATCATGAAGTGACAATTGTATTATTTTCAAGAACATTTTATAAAGCCAAAACCTTAGAGGAATTCCCCCAACACATGAAAGAGTGTTTACAGAAAGACTACAGAGGACGGTTTTATGAAGATTTTTACAG GGTGGCAGTCCAGAATGAAAGGTATGAAGATTGGTCAAATGTCTTACTGCAACTGAGAAGGCTTTTCACTGACTATCAAAAGATTGTACTGCAATACCATGAGAGGCCTAACATGGAAATACCAACTGCCATTAATTCTACTGCAGCTCAGGGGAATTTTCTCGAAGTTCTGAATATGAGTTTAAAtg TATTCGAAAAGCATTACTTGGACCGATGCTTTGACCGAACCGGTCAACTCAGTGTCGTGATCACACCCGGCGTAGGTGTCTTCGAGGTCGATAGAGAGCTAACCAATGTCACCAAGCAGAGGATCATCGACAATGGTGTAGGAAGCGATTTAGTTTGCGTCGGAGAACAACCCTTACACGCAGTCCCCTTGCTAAAGTTCCACAATAAAGACAGCAATATCAACTCTATAGACGATTACTCTATGCCCCATTGGATCAATTTGTCCTTTTATTCCACCAATAAGAAGGTTGCATACTCGAATTTTATTCCGAGAATTAAATTGCCGCCGAGAAAAAGTCAGGAGCCGTTGAAAAAGATGTACGAAGACGAGTGTAAAGGGAAACTGTTGAAGGAGGATGATTATATGCACAACTCCATATTTGACTATGACGCGTACGATGCGCAAGTGTTTCAGTTGCCGCCGGCTCATAGTACATG GGTACAGAAAGTGGCCCGTACAAAGAAGACATCCGTGGCGGGCTTAGAGGGCATCAACAGACGAAGTCCGCCGGTGTCCGCTATTCATCACAGGAAGATGTCCGACCCTGACATCCATCACAGTCTGGGAACTGACATACTGAATAGTC CAAAATATGGCGTCAACGAACCCAACAGCGATTCCACGGACTCCTCGATGTCAGTGAACCGCCTGTCGCCTCGCAGCTCTGTGTCCAACAAGCCTGTGATACGGACAGGCAGGGCGCTCATCAACCCGTTCGACCCCTCCCACGTCACTGTCAAACTCACGAGCAACCGACGCCGGTGGACCCACATATTTCCAAAAG GTCCTACCGGCGTGCTGATCCAGCAGCACCACTACCAGGCGCGGCCGGCCGGCGAGCCCGCCTCGCGCCCCGAGGTGCACCGCTGCGACAGCAACATGGGGAAGGAGAACGGCGCCTCCAACATCAATACCAACCACTCCGTGTACCAAGTTGATG GCAATATAATGAGTCGCAAACGCATGATAAGTGCATCTGGCACTTTAAGCGTAGTCGGAGCTGCTTTGAGCGTTCCGTCCACTACGAACAATGCCTCTCTCGCCCTGCTGTGGGGTGCCACGGGCGAGCAGGAGTGGACACCGGCCCTAACTACCG CGAACCGAGCTATAG GTGTGGACTGGAAGTCATTGACAATCCCGGCGTGTCTGCCGATCACAACTGATTACTTCCCCGACAAACGGTCGCTACAAAACGATTACTTAGTGTCGGACTACAATCTTCTGCCAGACGATGTGAATGCAGACTTTGCGCGAAATAGAGCCATCTATAAGGAACCTCTTACGACTATGGAAGTCTTTAAGGAGCTGGTATCACAGCGATTAGCGCAG gGCTTTCAACTTATAGTGGGCATAAGTGAAAATGAGGTGATAGAATCTCAATTTCCGTCGACTCATACGCCGCCGCCTTCAAAAGTAGCTCCCCAGAGTAACAAGACGGCCAATTCAGCACCAACAAAGATCTACCTGCTGTCTATTGGTAGAATCTTCCACAAACTGACGCTTGTAGGCTCCACGATCACCGTCACGCGATACAGACCGAG gcatCCATATCCTCCATTCAACATCCACTACAGATATCGGTTCCACGCGCCAAACCACGACACGTACGAGGTTTCGTGGGTGTCCTTTACTACGGAGAAGTTGGAGAACTACAACTGGAACTACATGGACCACTACATTTGTACCCGAGGAGATACCGATTTCACTCTCGTTGAA gCCCTCAAATACTGGCGTTTCCGTACCCTCCTCCTGCCGCTGTACAACCCAGCAACAAAGACGATCCTCGAAGACGAGTCCACGCACTGTGACATCTACCCCACGCCCACTCGGCACGACCTCGACCATCTCACCGAAGGATTCCTCAAGATGACCGAAGCCTACTTCAACAAGGTCAAAAGACCCAACAGGCAGAGg GTGGCGGGAGCGTGCGGCGCGTCGGACCCGGCGCTCACGAGGCGGCGGCACTCCACCTCCATCCTCACGCGGAACGCGCAG CAGGGAGGCGTGTCCAACTCTCCGTTCAGAGAGCGCGTCGGCAGCACACGCCTGCCcgaccgcccgcggcttcgGGTCGAAGCCAT AGCTGCTTCCAAAACCGTACTGGAGAGATCGCAATCTCAGACTGGTGAATGCGACGACACGTATGATGACGG AGTAATAGAGCCAAAATTAAAAGCCAATGCAACGTTACAAGAGATCTTAGAGCGCATGCGTCATCCGAGTTTAGGCGTTGGCTTCTTACAACAAACAGTCAGTTTACCCTCGCACACGTTTGTGTCGATATACGCCATTCAATGGTTGCTAGCTAATATGGAGAACATGACGTATGAAAAAGCGACAGTAATTATGCAG aAACTACTACAAGAAAAAATGATTTGTCACGCTTCAGGTGACACTTTGAAACGCTACGTAGCCGGGTACTATATGTACCACATACTGCCTCAAAAGAATAATAAGG AAATAACAGATTACGTAACCCCCCTGGGTGACCTTCAAAGCTTCGAAAACGAGTGGATGGAAGTTGAAGTTCTAGGACCCAGGTCGCCGTTGCTCCCTCCTGAAGCGACTTCTGGAGCGATAGACATATCAGGCTCGAGTCCCGTTACTAACGAGTCTGGTATACCAGCCTTCCTCTGTGATAATATTGATCCTAATTATATGCAACTGGAGAGCGATGACA TGCCTTTGTACAAAAACACGCATCTAGATATAGACGTGAACAATAAAAGCGACCGCATAGAGTGGGGCCACGCGCGTTACCAGGCCACCTTCCGCCCCGACCAGGCCTATGAAATGTGCATACAGTGGGCCGTTGCCAGTGGAAATATTGTTGCCGAGTTG ATAATCGGCTGGTTCCGCAAAGCGCAAACATGTCGTCTTCAAATGGTGCCCATACCGGCCGACCCACTCGCGTTGCCGTTTACAGAAAAATCAGACCCTCTACGTGGTCCCATTTACGTTCCTTTGAATGAAGAACCGCTATTAAGAGGGAAAAGCGCTTTGTTTGAGG GCTTCCCAGAAGACTCATGGCTGGAGAGGCTATTCCTGTTCCAAGAAGCGATAGTGGGTCGCTTCGGCTTCATCAAGTGTACGGTGGAGAGCACCTCGCACGCGGCCGACGTCGGCGACCACCTGTACGTGCACCTCACTGGGAACATGTTCATCCTGATACCTACCACTGTGAAGTCCGAGCAGAAAGGGTTGAGGGCCAAACCTGTGAATAAACTGGTCAATGCTGGCAG ATATCCTGTACATCCAGAAGCCGCGCCCAGTCCACACGAGGGCTACATAACGCGGCACGTGGACGTGAAGAATAAAGACTGTTATGATAACACTCGAAGG